The nucleotide sequence GGCGGGCATCGAGTACATTGCGGTCCTCGGGCGTGTAGCGCCCCTGCCAGATCTTGAAGACGTTGCGCTGCATGATGTTCCGGCCCAGAACCGACGACACGCCGAGCAGCCCGCCGTCCGCCGTAGAGAGCCCCGCTGCCACCACGCCACCCATGATCAGCAGACCCACGAAGAACGGCGCGTGCTGCAGCGCCAGCGTCGGAATAACCATCCTGGCATCGGTGATGCCCGGCGCGAGTTTCAGGGCCATGAGCCCCATGAATGAGGCGGCGATGCCTACCAGCAGAGTGAACACAGCCCCATAGTAGCAAGCCCTCTGGGCCGTTTGCGGGCTCTTTGCTGCGAAGACCCGTTCCATGAAATCAAGGGCGACCACGTCCCCAAGGCCTAGAGCCAGGATGCCGGCCCAGTTCAGGAGGGCGCCGTTCTTGACCGACGTCAGCCCGCTGAGATCCATGTATCCGGCTGGAATGGCGTCCCTGAAGAACTCCCATCCGTACGTCACGAAGAAGAACATCACCGCGACGAAGAACCCGATGACCGCAGGGTAGATCTGCGCGATGTCGGTCGATACCACCGACCACAGCCCGCCCGCGATGGTATAGAAGAACACGATGAGCGAGATGACTAGCAGCGCCCGGAGATACTCCCACCCGAAGATCACCTTCAGGATCCACGCGGATCCCGCCAGGTTCCCGGCCACCAGGATGATGAAGCTGAACCCCATCAGGAGCCCTGAGAGCACCTCGACCGTGCGGTTGTACCGCCGGTAGTAGAAGTCGGGCAACGTGAGCAGGTTCAGCTTGTTCAGGGGTTTCGCGTAGAACAGCCCGGTCACAACGAGGCAGAGCGCCAGTCCGAGCGGAAACTGGAATCCCGCCCACCACCCGCCGCCGTACACGGCGCCGCCGTTACCCAGGGTCGCGTTGGCGTCCAGCGCCTGGGCCAGGAGGGTGGTGCCGACCAGGAAGAACGGCAGCCGCTTGCCTGCGATGATGTACTGCCTGCCGCTCCCCTTGACCAGATAGTACATCGCCAAGCCCAGGAAGAAGAAGACGCCCAGATAGACAGATATTCCGATCTCGTACTGTCCCACGAGTGCACCTCCTCAACGTGTTCTGCCGGGTCCGCGGTGCGGGATTCACTGACGGCCTGTTCCCCAACTTCCACGAGCGATGGCCGGAAGAATGAGCCTCGATGGAGAAGCCCACTCTGCCGGAGTGTGCACTGTTCCTTTGAACTGCGGGACTGCTTTTCGTCACAGACACCCCATCAGTAGCCCTTGACCTGCTTTGGGAAGTAGTCCTCGCAACCACCCTCTCGGTAGACATCCAGCGTCGTGCAGTGCAGGGCGCCGCCAAACGGGATTACCTTCTCGTAGGGAATCGGGACCACCTCAAACCCCAGCTTGCTGAGCTGGTCGCAGTACGCGGTCTCGTGCGCCTCGACGCAGACCGTCTTCGGGTCAATCGAGAACGTGTTCATCGAGATCCATGACTTGCCCTCGTATAGCCCTGTCAGGTAGACCTTGTTCCTGTGCACGTAGGTCGGCCTGGCCGCCGGGACCATCTCCCAATCGTTCTTCTTGAACAGCTCCCACAACTCGGGCGTGCGCGGATCCCAATCGGGATTGTACATGCACAGACCGGGCCGCAGCGGCACAAGGTTCACGTCAATGTGCCACGGATGGTAGTTGTTCGGCTTGTCGGCCTCCTTAGGGGTATCGAACAGCACGTGATGCAGCCGCAGGCCGAGCGCAGCGAACATCCGCTTCAGCCAGTCCATGCCTCCCTTGTTGGTTACGCACGAGCCCTGGTGGAAGACGTCCTTGCCGAACCGCATGGCGTCGGCGGCGTCCCAAAGGGGCTCTTTCTCGGTCAGCTGGAACTCCCAGTTGTGCAGCCTCTGCCTCTTCTGCTCGTCCGTCCAGACATTCTCGAAGTCGTAGTAGTAGTTCCGGACATAGGACTCGTCGGTCAGCATGGGCATGGGCGCCGCGAAGTGAACGACCCCGGGATCCTCTTTGAAGTACCGCTCGAAGATCGGCCGAAGGTTGAAGCGCTCGTAGATGCGGGAACGGCGGACGGTGGTGGCCTCAATGATGTAGTTGCCGTGAATCACGGTGACGTCGCGAACGTTGTTGACGCCGTGCGCGTTCAACTGCACCCAGCCCAGCGGTGACGGAAGCGGCTTGTTCATCATGAAGGGCTGAATGTCCACCCGCTCGACGATGACGCCCCGCTTCTCGAGCTGGCCCACGAAGTAGTTCATCTGCTCGTTGGCCGCATCCACCATCTCCTGCGGGAACGGTCCCCACGCCCCCAGCGGATACCCACCGTGCGGGAGGTCGTACCACCAGGCCGGCTCCGGAGCAGGAACATTCGTGCCCTCCGGCCTTCCAATGATCACCCTCTTCAGCGGGTCCCACTCGTTCCAGGAATTCACGATCTTCGGCATTGCTTCTCTCCTCCCGTTGTTGTGGTTTCAGTGCAACACCTGTCATCCTCTAAGCCAGTCCGTGCTTCCTTGCGAAATCGTCCAGGACGCCCGCAAGGTCGGGGCGACCGATCTCCTGCAGGTTGTAGTACACGCGCGTCGCGGGCTTCCTGATCTTGATGATGCGGCTGAGGTCGATCGGTGTCCCCACCACCACCGAGTCGCAGTCCGTCCGGTCTATGGTGGCCTCCAGGTCCTTCAGCATCTCCTGCCCATACCCCATTGCGGGAAGGAGGGTTCCGATGTCCGGATAGGTCTTGAAGGTCTCGACGAGCCTGCCCGTGATGTATGGCCGCGGGTCCACTAGTTCGGCCGCTCCGAACTTCTGGGCGGCAACCACGCCTGCTCCGATCCTCATGTGCCCGTGCGTCAGGGTCGGACCATCCTCTACCACCAGCACCCTCTTGCCCCTGATCATCGAGGGATCATCCACATCGATCGGCGAGGCGGCATCTATGACGACAGCACTTGGGTTTGCGGCGGCAATGTTTCTCCGGACCGTCGCCAGGCCCTCGGGACCGGCGCTGTCCACCTTGTTGATCACGACCACGTCGGCAAGCCTCAGCGTGACCGCGCCAGGCCAGAAACTCATCTCGTGTCCCGGTCGGAGGGGATCAACGATTGTCACGTGCAGGTCGGACTTGTAGAACGAGAAGTCGTTGTTGCCGCCGTCCCATAGAATCACGTCGCAGCCCCTGGGATCCTTCTCTGCGGCCCGGAGGATGGCCTCGTAGTCCACCCCGGCATAGACGACGTTGCCGCGAACCACGTGGGGTTCGTATTCCTCCATTTCTTCCACGGTGCAGTTGTGCTTCTCGAGATCGGAGAGATCCGCGAACCGCTGCACCTTCTGGGCAACGAGATTGCCGTACGGCATGGGGTGGCGAACTGCCACCACCTTGAGGCCTTTGGCCATCAACAGCTCGATGATCCTGCGCGACGTCTGGCTCTTGCCGGCTCCTGTGCGCACAGCGCCGACCGAGACCACCGGCTTCGTGCTCTTGATCTGGGTGTCCTTGGGGCCCAACAACACGAAGTTGGCGCCGGCCGCCTGCACGATGGCTCCGACGGTCAAGACGTGCTGGAAGGACACGTCGCTGTAGGAAAAGACGCAGTCGCCAACCTTCAGGTCCTTGATCAACGAGGGGAGGTCGGCTTCCGAGTAGATTGGAATGCCGTCAGGATAGAGCTCGCCGGCCAGTTCCCTGGGGTATTTCCTGCCTTCGATGTCAGGAATCTGGGCGGCGGTGAAAGCCACGACGTTGTAGCTCTTGTTTCCCCGGTAGTACGTGTTGAAGTTGTGGAAGTCCCTTCCTGCGGCGCCTATGATGATCACGTTCTTTCTCGCCATCTCTTGCCTCCGTTTCCCAAATCACATGAGTGTGACCTATCTTCCGACTTCGGTCCCCGCCTGTCCGGCAACCGCCTTGCCGATGTCCTGAAGGTGGCAGATGACGGCCCTCCCTCCGGTGCTCTCCACGAAGCCCAGGAGCGCCTCTACTTTGGGCCCCATCGAGCCAGCGGGGAAATGGCCTTCCTGAACGTATCCCTTCATCTCCTCAAGAGAGACCTTGCCGAGCAACCGCTGCTCGGGCTTTCCCCAGTGGACGGCCGCACCCCGGACATCCGTGGCTATGATGAACAGGTCCGCTTTGATCTCCCGGGCAAGCGTGGAGCTGGCTAGGTCCTTGTCTATTACCGCCTCTACCCCGCGGAGGCCTGCGCCCTCCCTGATGACCGGGATTCCGCCGCCGCCGCAGCAGATAACGATGTAATCGTTGTCCACGAGCTGCTTGATCTCGCGGTGCTGCGTGATGGCCATCGGCTTGGGCGAAGCGACAACGCGCCTGTGCCCCTTGTCGGTCTTGACCATCGTGTACGGCCGGGTTGCTGCCTCTGCCTCCGTGTAGAAGGGGCCAACCGGCTTGGTCGGGTTCTTGAACAGCGGATCGTTCGGGTCCACCTCCGTGAAGGTGAGAACCGTAATGAAGAGGCGGTCCTCGCCCGCCTCCGCCAGTGCGGCCTCGAGGGATGACTCGATCAGGTAGCCAATCTGGCCCTGGGTCATGGCGCCGACGACGTCAAGCGGCATGGCCGGAACCTCCCTGCAGCTCTCCTGCTGCAGCAGGAGATTGCCAGCCTGCGGCCCGTTGCCGTGGCTGATCACAACCCTGTGGTCTCTGGAGAGCTTGACGA is from Armatimonadota bacterium and encodes:
- a CDS encoding sodium:solute symporter encodes the protein MGQYEIGISVYLGVFFFLGLAMYYLVKGSGRQYIIAGKRLPFFLVGTTLLAQALDANATLGNGGAVYGGGWWAGFQFPLGLALCLVVTGLFYAKPLNKLNLLTLPDFYYRRYNRTVEVLSGLLMGFSFIILVAGNLAGSAWILKVIFGWEYLRALLVISLIVFFYTIAGGLWSVVSTDIAQIYPAVIGFFVAVMFFFVTYGWEFFRDAIPAGYMDLSGLTSVKNGALLNWAGILALGLGDVVALDFMERVFAAKSPQTAQRACYYGAVFTLLVGIAASFMGLMALKLAPGITDARMVIPTLALQHAPFFVGLLIMGGVVAAGLSTADGGLLGVSSVLGRNIMQRNVFKIWQGRYTPEDRNVLDARLLWITRLAAIPIMALAMYIAVVRPEPGILLVLAFDVVFAGCFVPLTLGLFWKKANSSGALAAVVVGSLLRLVLYYKIPEHLAGLDTLIPPVVSLLVMVPVSLLTQKQDPPKHQATTYVPTDEEVLSTQY
- a CDS encoding serine/threonine protein kinase, which gives rise to MPKIVNSWNEWDPLKRVIIGRPEGTNVPAPEPAWWYDLPHGGYPLGAWGPFPQEMVDAANEQMNYFVGQLEKRGVIVERVDIQPFMMNKPLPSPLGWVQLNAHGVNNVRDVTVIHGNYIIEATTVRRSRIYERFNLRPIFERYFKEDPGVVHFAAPMPMLTDESYVRNYYYDFENVWTDEQKRQRLHNWEFQLTEKEPLWDAADAMRFGKDVFHQGSCVTNKGGMDWLKRMFAALGLRLHHVLFDTPKEADKPNNYHPWHIDVNLVPLRPGLCMYNPDWDPRTPELWELFKKNDWEMVPAARPTYVHRNKVYLTGLYEGKSWISMNTFSIDPKTVCVEAHETAYCDQLSKLGFEVVPIPYEKVIPFGGALHCTTLDVYREGGCEDYFPKQVKGY
- a CDS encoding GTPase, with product MARKNVIIIGAAGRDFHNFNTYYRGNKSYNVVAFTAAQIPDIEGRKYPRELAGELYPDGIPIYSEADLPSLIKDLKVGDCVFSYSDVSFQHVLTVGAIVQAAGANFVLLGPKDTQIKSTKPVVSVGAVRTGAGKSQTSRRIIELLMAKGLKVVAVRHPMPYGNLVAQKVQRFADLSDLEKHNCTVEEMEEYEPHVVRGNVVYAGVDYEAILRAAEKDPRGCDVILWDGGNNDFSFYKSDLHVTIVDPLRPGHEMSFWPGAVTLRLADVVVINKVDSAGPEGLATVRRNIAAANPSAVVIDAASPIDVDDPSMIRGKRVLVVEDGPTLTHGHMRIGAGVVAAQKFGAAELVDPRPYITGRLVETFKTYPDIGTLLPAMGYGQEMLKDLEATIDRTDCDSVVVGTPIDLSRIIKIRKPATRVYYNLQEIGRPDLAGVLDDFARKHGLA
- the arcC gene encoding carbamate kinase, whose protein sequence is MSRKPVVLIAFGGNALIQEGQKGTAEEQLENLRMPVREIVKLSRDHRVVISHGNGPQAGNLLLQQESCREVPAMPLDVVGAMTQGQIGYLIESSLEAALAEAGEDRLFITVLTFTEVDPNDPLFKNPTKPVGPFYTEAEAATRPYTMVKTDKGHRRVVASPKPMAITQHREIKQLVDNDYIVICCGGGGIPVIREGAGLRGVEAVIDKDLASSTLAREIKADLFIIATDVRGAAVHWGKPEQRLLGKVSLEEMKGYVQEGHFPAGSMGPKVEALLGFVESTGGRAVICHLQDIGKAVAGQAGTEVGR